The genomic DNA CCATCCAGTACTGGGCGCGGGCCGGGAAGCGCGCCAGCCAGCGCTCGGCCAACCTGGAGGCCATCAGCCACCTGAAGCAGGCCCTGCGGCTTCTGCACCACCTGCCGGAGACGGGACAGCGCAAGGAGCAGGAGTTGCAATTGCAGATGGCGCTGGGGGTCCCGCTGTTCCAGGTCCAGGGCTTCCACTCGCCCGAGCCGGAACGGACGTTCGAACGGGTCCGGCAGCTCATCCGCGAAGTGGGCGATGCGCTGCCACGGCTGGAGCTGTCCTACTGGGGGCTCTTCGTCTATTACACCGCACGCGCGGAGCTCCACCTGGCGCATGAGCTGGCGGAGCAGTTGGTGGACATGGGCCATCGCCACCACGATCGGGAGCTGCTCGCCCTGGGCTATCGCATGATGGCGGTGGACTTCTTCACCTGGGGACGGATGAAGGAGTCCCTCGAGTGCGTGGAGCGCGCGGTGGCGTACTCGGACTTCACGCTCGAGGAGCACCGGGCCGTCACCCTGAAACACCTGGCCAACCCACGTGTGATGGCGCTGGCCTATGGCTCCGTCATCCTCTCGACCCTGGACCAGCAAGAGGAGGCCCGGCGCTACATGATGGAAGCGCTGGAGCTGAGCGCGAAGCTCGGCCATCCCAACACCACCGCCTTCGCGCTGAACTACACCGCCCTGGGCTGCCAGCTGCGAAGGGACGCACCGAGCGTCCTGCGATTGACCGATGAGTGCATCGCGATCAGCCGGGAGCACCTGTTCCGGGTGTGGCTGGGCATGTCGACACTCTTCCGGTGCTGGGCGTTGTCCGAGCTCGGGCAGCCGCGGGAGGCCCTGGCGCTCATGCGCAAGGGGTTCGAGCAGTGGAAGCTCTCGGGCTTCGGCAGCGGCATGCCACACAACCTCGCGATGCTGACGGAGATCCACCTGAAGCTGGGGCAGGCGCAGGAGGCGTGGGCCACCATCAACGAGGCCCTGGCATACCGGGACAGGACGGGCGAGCGTTCCTACGAGCCGCAGCTGTACCGGCTGCGCGGTGAAGTCCTCCGCATGCTCGGCCAGGAGGAAGCGGCCCATGAGGACTTCCTCCGAGGCCTCCGCATCGCCCGGGAGCAGGGCACGCGCACCTATGAGCGCCACGTGCTGGAGAGCCTGTCCCGCCAGGCTGCGCACGCCGGAGAGCCCGCGCATCCAGCATAGCCACCCACGACCTGACAGGACACCTGCTCTCCGGGACGGGGCAGGCGTCGGCCTCGCCCGGCGTGTATGCACCAGACGACGGAGCCATGGCGCACACGTGCGGGTGGTTGCCATGAGCAACCCTGCGCACCCTGTAAAACCGACGGAGCCCGTCAGGCCCGTCGGGGGGTAGGGCGCGTGGGATTCTTGCAGGAGTTCGAGGCCATCGACGTGGGGAACCCGCGGGAGCGGGCCCATCTGTTGTCGACGTGGATGGAGCGCAAGCCGCTCGATCTTTTTGGAGAGTTGCGGGACACGCGGCCGATCTTCACGCCGATGCCGGGACAGGTGTTCGTCACCCGGTACGCGGACGTGAAGGAAGTGCTGGAGCGGGAGGACGTCTTCTCGGTGCGGCTCTACCGGAAGCGGATGGATCCCCTGGTGAAGGGATTCGTCCTCGGGCAGGACGACGCGGAGCAAGCGCCACGCGAGCACGACATCTCCATCCTGCGGCTGGCGGTGAACCGCGAGGACATCCCCGGGACGAGGAGCTTCACCGCGCGATGTGTCGAGGAGGCGCTGCGGACCGCGCGCCCCCGGGGCCGGCTCGACGTGGTCCGGGAACTGGCCCGCCCCGTTCCCACGCGGTGGGCCATCCAGTACTTCGGGCTCTCCGGGCTGGACGAGACGACGCTGATGCGCCAGGCGCGGGCGCTGTTCCTGGACATCTTCGTCAATACCTCCCAGGACCCGAGGCTCCATCAGGAGGGGCTGGCCGCCAGTGCGGAGCTGTCGGCCTGGCTCGATGCGAGAATCGCCCGGCGGCGCCGCTGGCGGTGGTTGCGCAGGTTCTCCCGGCAGGAGAGCGTGCTCGACCGGCTGCTGGAGATGCAGCGCGTCCGCGCCACGCACCTCGACGACGTGGCGATCCGGAACGCGATGATGGGCTCCATCACGGGGACGCTCGACAACGTCTCCACGTGCACCGCGAACATCCTCGACGTGCTGTTGGACAGGCCCGAGCTGCTGCAGGCGGCGCGCATGGCGGCCCTGAGCGGCGATGACACGGCGCTGCGCCCTTATCTGATGGAGGCGATGCGGTTCAAACCTCCGGTGCCCGCGCTGCCGCGGTATTGCGAGCGGACGTACGCGCTCGCCCAGGGCTCGCCGCGCGAGACGGTCATTCCGAAGGGCTCGGTGGTGGTGCTCATGCTCTCCTCGGCGATGTTCGACCCCGAGGAGGTGGAGTCCCCGATGGAGTTCCGCACGACGCGCCCCACGAGCAGCTACCTGCACTTCGGAGCGGGGCCGCACACCTGCCTCGGCCGCTACCTCGGCATGGTGCTCATCCAGGAGCTGTGCAAGGGATTGCTGTGCCTCCAGAACCTGCGCCGCGCCGAGGGTCCCGCGGGCCAGGTGACGCGCACGCGGGAGGGCTCCCCGGAGTCACTGGAGCTCCAGTTCGACAGCGGCACACCGGCCGGAGTCACCGTCCACTGACCTCCTCGATGGGCTGATAGGGCAGCTCCAGCGTGAACGTGGCGCCACGCCCGGGTCCGTCACTGTGGACCGTCAGGGAGCCCCCCAGCTCCTGGGCCGCCACGGCACTGGAGTGCAGGCCAAAGCCATGCCCCTCCTTCCGGGTGGTGAAGCCGTACTGGAAGATGCGCGTGAGCAGCTCCTGGGAGATGCCCATGCCATTGTCCTGGATGTCGATGCGGACGCGGTCGGGCACGGGGAGCTCCAACTTCACGGTCAGGATGCGCTGCTCCGCCGGCGTCCCATCCATGGCGTACTTGGCGTTGCTGATGAGATTGACCAGGATCATCAGCACCTTGTGCTTGTCCGTCATCACCGGGGGCAGGAAGCGCAGTTGCCGGACCTCCTTGACCTGGTGACGGGTGAGCGCGGCCGCGTTGATGCGCAGCGCGTCGTCCACCAGTGCCGACAGGTGGACGGGCTCGTTCAGCCGGGGTGTGCGGGCATGGTTCTGCTGCACCTTGACGATATCGCCGATGTGCTCCGTGTACCGGCCCACATCCTCCAGCAGGGTGATGATCTCCTGGCGCTCCTTCAACAGGTTCTGTCCCAGCTTGTTCAGGAAGGGCATGACGTTGCGCCCGCGCTCGTCCTGGGTGAGGAAGGTCTGGAGGTCCGCCTGGCGCTCCCCGAGCAGGGTGGCCACCTTGCTCACGTGCTCCAACCGCAGCTCGCCCAACCTGTCCCGCGCCAGCTGGGAGGAGGTGTAGACGCTGTTGAGCACATTGCCCACGTTGTGCAGCACGTTGGTGGCGATCTCCGCCATGCCGGCCTGCCGCGCCGTCTGCACCAGCTGCCCCTGGACCATCTTCAGCTCCCGGGTCCGCTCCTCGACACGTTGCTCCAGTCCCTCGTTGGCCTGCCGCAGCTGTTCCTCCCGCTGCTGGACCTTGTCGGCCATGCTCCGGAAGGATCTCGCCAGCTGCCCCAGCTCGTCCTCACGCGAGGTGTCCAACGCCACCAGGAAGTCACCGGACTCCACCCGGTGGGTGGCCTGGTTGAGCGTCAGCAGCGGTTGGGAGATCTGATTCCGGAGCACCTGGTACATGATGACCAGCTCCAGCAGCAGTGATGCGAGGCCGAACAGCAACACATAGCGCGCCGACCTCCAGGCGGATGCGGTCACCACGCTCTTGGGCAACACCGTGACGAAGTTCCACTCCGGCCCCTGCAGTCGGGCCACGGCGATGTACTCGCCATACTCGGGGAGCTCCAGGATGTCTTCGCCGGGCTGGCGGTTCCTCACCTTCTCGAAGAGGCTCCGCAGGTGGGCCCGCTCCTCTTCGGAAGCGAGCCGAGGGGGGCGCTCACCGGGCCGCGGAGCGGAGCCCAGGATGTCGTAGCCCATGGTGGCGCCCCGCATGTCCAGCGCGGGATGGGCGATGAGCTGGCCGTCATCGCGCACGAGCAGGTTGTAGGTGCCGGGCAGGTGGTCATTGATGGAGCGGGCCAACAGCTCATCCAGCAGGATGTCATGGGAGAACGACGCGACATGGCGGCCATCCATGTCCAGCGGGGTGTTCGCCGTGACGAGCCAGTTCCGGGTGGGGGAATACAGGTAGTTGCCGGTCCAGGCCGTGTGCCGCCCCGGGTTCTTCTCGGGCGTGGTGAGGGTGTAGTACTCGTACTCGAGTGTCGGGTCGTCCGTCGGGAGCGCCATGGCCCAGTCGGGTCTCGAGGGCCAGAACGTGATGACCGGTCCCTCCGCCAGGGTGACGTAGGTATCCGTGAAGCGGGCCGTGAAGGCGGGCCCGTACTGGGTGATGACCTCGTGGGCGGCCAGGATGCGGCGGCGGAGCTGCGTATCGAGCTTCACGCCCGGGGGGACGAAGACGCCCGCCATGCGCGTCCCGTCGAAGCCCTCGGCACGGGAGCGGACGGTACCATCCGGCCATTGGGTGAACAGGCTGTCGAAGAGCGGATCCGGGTCCTGCTGGCTCCAGGCCCGGATGCGCTCGTCCAGGGCCTTGCGGAGGAGGGCATGGTTGTCCTCCGCCAGCATGAAGATGGCCTGCTCGCGCTGACTGCGCTCCGCCACATGCCGCGCCAACTGCTGGATGGCGTCCTCGCGCAGCGTGTGGAACATGTGCAGGTAGCTGGCGAGCGTGGTCAGGGCGATGAGGATGCCAATGCGCACGCCCATCTGGATGAGGGTCGAGCGGGCCAGGGAGGCGGGGCGGCGGAGAGTGGGAGCTGGCATTGGGAATGGCTCAACCCCCACTGGAGCGGGATTTTTCCCCCTGCACATGCATTACAGGGTTCGTCCAGTGTCTGTTCGCCCCGAGGGAACGAGCTTCCCAGGGAGCCCGCCAGTCATCGGCTTCTCACTCTCCGAGCGCACGAGGAGCTGCCCGGGTGCCCGCCTGGCTCGCGTGCCCTACATCTGCGCCAGCGCGTCCTGCGATTCGGGGAGGACCTGACCGCCATCCACGATGAGCGTCTGGCCGGTGATGTAGCCGGCCTCGCGGCTGGCGAAGAACAGGGCGGCATGGCCGATATCCTCGACCTCGCCCAGCGTGCCCAGCGGCACCGCCGCCGCCATGCTCTTCATGTACTCCGGGCCCAGTTTCTCGAGGCCCTCGGTCACGATGTTGCCGGGCAGGACGGCATTGACCGTGATGCGGTATTTCGCGAGCTCCATGCAGGCGGTGCGCATGAAACCCAGTTGCCCGGCCTTGGTGGCACCGTAATGGGTCCAGCCGGGAAAGCCGGTCACCGGGCCCGTAATCGAGGAGGTGATGACGATGCGCCCCTGGCTGGATTTCTTCAGATAGGGGATGCAGGCCTTCACCGAGAGGAAGGTGCCCTTGAGATTGGTCGCCATCACCTCGTCCCAGGTTTCCGGCGACATCTCCTCCATCTTCACCTGCGGAAAGACGCCGGCATTGGCGCACAGCACGTCGATTCCGCCATGACGCTCGGCCGCCACCTGGGCCATCTTCTCCATGTCCTCGAACCGGGTCACGTCGGCGGAAAAGCCGCTGGCGCTGCCACCGGCCGCGACGAATTCCCGCGCCGTCGTCTCGGCCGACTGGAGATCGCGCGCGACCACCAGCACCTTGGCGCCGTGCCGCGCGAAGACCCGGGCGATCCCCTTGCCGATGCCCTTGCTTCCGCCGGTGACGATGACCGATTTCCCCTTGAGCGATTCCGCCAACATGATGCGCCTCCTCCAGTTCCTGTATTCCAGGTTCTTGTGTTCGAGGTGAGTGTATAGGAGGGGTGCCTGTACATCGGACAAAGGAGTCGCCCCGTGATCAAACTGCACCACCTCGTGAACTCCCGTTCACAGCGCATCCTCTGGCTCCTGGAGGAGCTGGGGCTCGACTACGAGCTCGTCATCTACCCGCGCGACCCGAAGACGGGCTTCGCGCCTCCCGAGCTCAAGGCCATCCATCCGCTCGGTAAATCTCCGCTCCTCGAGGACGATGGACGGGTGCTCGCCGAGTCCGGAGCCATCATCGATTACGTCGTGCGCCGCCATGGCCAGGGGCGGCTCGCGCCCGCACCGGACTCGGCCGAGTACGACGACTACGTGCATTGGCTGCACTACGCCGAGGGCTCGGCCATGCTGCCCCTCATGCTCAACCTCTATGTGGGACGTACAGGCGAGGCGGGCGCGCCGCTCATGCCTCGCATCTCCAGCGAGGTGAAGAACCACCTCGGCTACATC from Archangium lipolyticum includes the following:
- the fabG gene encoding 3-oxoacyl-ACP reductase FabG, which gives rise to MLAESLKGKSVIVTGGSKGIGKGIARVFARHGAKVLVVARDLQSAETTAREFVAAGGSASGFSADVTRFEDMEKMAQVAAERHGGIDVLCANAGVFPQVKMEEMSPETWDEVMATNLKGTFLSVKACIPYLKKSSQGRIVITSSITGPVTGFPGWTHYGATKAGQLGFMRTACMELAKYRITVNAVLPGNIVTEGLEKLGPEYMKSMAAAVPLGTLGEVEDIGHAALFFASREAGYITGQTLIVDGGQVLPESQDALAQM
- a CDS encoding sensor histidine kinase; the encoded protein is MPAPTLRRPASLARSTLIQMGVRIGILIALTTLASYLHMFHTLREDAIQQLARHVAERSQREQAIFMLAEDNHALLRKALDERIRAWSQQDPDPLFDSLFTQWPDGTVRSRAEGFDGTRMAGVFVPPGVKLDTQLRRRILAAHEVITQYGPAFTARFTDTYVTLAEGPVITFWPSRPDWAMALPTDDPTLEYEYYTLTTPEKNPGRHTAWTGNYLYSPTRNWLVTANTPLDMDGRHVASFSHDILLDELLARSINDHLPGTYNLLVRDDGQLIAHPALDMRGATMGYDILGSAPRPGERPPRLASEEERAHLRSLFEKVRNRQPGEDILELPEYGEYIAVARLQGPEWNFVTVLPKSVVTASAWRSARYVLLFGLASLLLELVIMYQVLRNQISQPLLTLNQATHRVESGDFLVALDTSREDELGQLARSFRSMADKVQQREEQLRQANEGLEQRVEERTRELKMVQGQLVQTARQAGMAEIATNVLHNVGNVLNSVYTSSQLARDRLGELRLEHVSKVATLLGERQADLQTFLTQDERGRNVMPFLNKLGQNLLKERQEIITLLEDVGRYTEHIGDIVKVQQNHARTPRLNEPVHLSALVDDALRINAAALTRHQVKEVRQLRFLPPVMTDKHKVLMILVNLISNAKYAMDGTPAEQRILTVKLELPVPDRVRIDIQDNGMGISQELLTRIFQYGFTTRKEGHGFGLHSSAVAAQELGGSLTVHSDGPGRGATFTLELPYQPIEEVSGR
- a CDS encoding cytochrome P450; this encodes MGFLQEFEAIDVGNPRERAHLLSTWMERKPLDLFGELRDTRPIFTPMPGQVFVTRYADVKEVLEREDVFSVRLYRKRMDPLVKGFVLGQDDAEQAPREHDISILRLAVNREDIPGTRSFTARCVEEALRTARPRGRLDVVRELARPVPTRWAIQYFGLSGLDETTLMRQARALFLDIFVNTSQDPRLHQEGLAASAELSAWLDARIARRRRWRWLRRFSRQESVLDRLLEMQRVRATHLDDVAIRNAMMGSITGTLDNVSTCTANILDVLLDRPELLQAARMAALSGDDTALRPYLMEAMRFKPPVPALPRYCERTYALAQGSPRETVIPKGSVVVLMLSSAMFDPEEVESPMEFRTTRPTSSYLHFGAGPHTCLGRYLGMVLIQELCKGLLCLQNLRRAEGPAGQVTRTREGSPESLELQFDSGTPAGVTVH
- a CDS encoding glutathione S-transferase family protein — translated: MIKLHHLVNSRSQRILWLLEELGLDYELVIYPRDPKTGFAPPELKAIHPLGKSPLLEDDGRVLAESGAIIDYVVRRHGQGRLAPAPDSAEYDDYVHWLHYAEGSAMLPLMLNLYVGRTGEAGAPLMPRISSEVKNHLGYISGALGKRDYLVGNSFSAADIQMCFVLEAARPTGALETFQSFPNLVAYLERLHARPAYQRAMQRSGQVK